The following proteins come from a genomic window of Nostoc sp. TCL26-01:
- a CDS encoding photosystem II protein, Psb35-related: MTILFAVLALGWVAASVLGSLAYFLGEQKKPIHERNWRSDAFEKLAKSITGIDTDYSDRTPAYAMDAYTSRTLPR; the protein is encoded by the coding sequence ATGACGATTTTATTTGCGGTATTAGCTTTGGGTTGGGTAGCAGCGTCTGTTTTAGGTTCTTTAGCTTACTTTTTAGGAGAACAGAAAAAACCCATCCACGAGAGAAACTGGCGTTCTGACGCTTTTGAAAAATTAGCCAAGTCTATTACAGGCATAGATACAGACTACAGCGATCGCACTCCCGCCTATGCAATGGATGCTTACACCAGCCGGACATTGCCTCGATAG
- the aroQ gene encoding type II 3-dehydroquinate dehydratase — MQPLSILVLHGPNLNLLGQREPGVYGSATLAEINSLLAEVALKLQAEIFPLQSNHEGVLVDAIHEALGKHQGILINPGAYTHTSVALRDAIAGVNLPTVEVHLSNIHRREEFRHHSYIAPVAIGQISGFGVQSYLLGLQALVQNLRE; from the coding sequence GTGCAACCTCTAAGTATTTTGGTGCTGCATGGGCCAAACCTGAATTTGCTGGGACAAAGGGAACCAGGGGTTTATGGCTCTGCCACCTTGGCTGAGATTAATAGTTTGTTAGCAGAAGTAGCCCTAAAATTACAGGCAGAAATTTTTCCCCTCCAGTCAAATCATGAAGGAGTTTTAGTAGATGCTATTCATGAGGCTTTGGGGAAACACCAAGGAATTTTGATTAATCCAGGAGCTTATACCCATACAAGTGTAGCTTTACGAGATGCGATCGCTGGTGTAAATCTACCTACTGTGGAAGTTCATCTGAGTAATATTCATCGTCGAGAAGAGTTTCGCCATCATTCTTACATCGCCCCGGTAGCTATTGGACAAATTAGCGGTTTCGGTGTACAAAGCTATCTGTTGGGCTTACAGGCGTTGGTACAGAATTTGAGGGAATAG
- a CDS encoding DNA topoisomerase I, producing MARKLIEALMGPEAEPEPELIPIPVDNRSRRR from the coding sequence TTGGCCCGTAAGCTGATTGAAGCCCTGATGGGGCCAGAAGCGGAGCCGGAACCGGAACTAATTCCGATTCCTGTAGATAATCGCTCTCGTCGTCGCTAA
- a CDS encoding ATP-dependent 6-phosphofructokinase, with protein MGKSKRIGILTSGGDCSGLNAVIRAVVHCAAGKGWEVLGIRQATLGLMANPPQFTKLEIDLVDPLLTSGGTMLGTTNKGDPFAFPMPDGSVCDRSAEIIAGYHQLGLDALIGIGGDGSLAILRRIAQQGGINLVGIPKTIDNDIGITEHAIGFDTAVNIATEALDRLHFTAASHSRVMILEVMGRDAGHIAIAAGIAGGADVILIPEILYNLEHICHKIKQRQDKGKNYCLIIVSEAVRTQDGDTLTMTNRLGQSRYGGIGEYLADQISDRIGAETRVTVLGHIQRGGTASPLDRLVASAFGVAAVNLIEAGKYDYMVSWQNRQVLAVPIAEAIAQYRAVNPEDTLVNTARGLGIYLGD; from the coding sequence ATGGGTAAATCTAAACGGATTGGCATTCTTACTAGTGGGGGAGATTGCTCTGGTTTGAATGCAGTTATCAGGGCTGTTGTGCATTGTGCTGCTGGTAAAGGTTGGGAAGTATTAGGGATTCGTCAAGCGACACTGGGATTAATGGCAAATCCACCACAATTTACAAAACTGGAAATTGACTTAGTAGACCCTCTGTTAACTTCTGGTGGGACAATGTTAGGAACTACCAATAAGGGTGATCCTTTTGCTTTTCCTATGCCTGATGGTAGTGTATGCGATCGCTCTGCCGAAATTATTGCCGGTTATCATCAACTCGGTCTAGATGCTTTGATTGGCATTGGTGGTGATGGTAGTTTAGCCATTCTTCGGCGCATAGCCCAACAAGGCGGCATTAATTTGGTGGGGATTCCCAAAACTATCGATAATGATATTGGCATTACTGAACACGCCATCGGTTTTGATACGGCAGTGAATATTGCCACGGAAGCACTAGATCGCTTACATTTTACTGCCGCTTCTCACAGTCGAGTCATGATTTTAGAAGTGATGGGGCGTGATGCTGGACACATTGCCATCGCTGCGGGAATTGCTGGCGGTGCAGATGTCATCCTCATTCCCGAAATTCTCTACAATCTAGAACACATTTGTCACAAAATTAAACAACGCCAAGACAAAGGCAAAAACTATTGTTTAATTATTGTTTCCGAAGCAGTGCGGACACAAGATGGTGACACGCTCACGATGACCAATCGTTTAGGTCAATCTCGATACGGTGGTATTGGTGAATACCTAGCTGATCAAATTAGTGATCGCATCGGTGCAGAAACACGAGTTACAGTCTTAGGACACATCCAACGTGGTGGTACAGCTTCACCCCTAGATCGGTTAGTCGCATCTGCCTTTGGTGTCGCCGCCGTTAACCTCATCGAAGCAGGTAAATATGATTACATGGTTTCCTGGCAAAATCGCCAAGTTTTAGCTGTACCCATTGCAGAAGCGATCGCTCAGTATCGAGCCGTCAATCCAGAAGATACTTTAGTCAATACTGCTCGTGGTTTGGGAATTTATCTAGGAGATTGA
- the topA gene encoding type I DNA topoisomerase produces MSTLVIVESPTKARTIRNYLPKDYRVEASMGHVRDLPQSASDIPATVKGETWAQLGVNVDADFEPVYVVPKDKKKVVTQLKDALKDASELILATDEDREGESISWHLYQLLKPKVPTKRMVFHEITQEAIKKALKDCREIDEQLVRAQETRRILDRLVGYTLSPLLWKKIAWGLSAGRVQSVAVRLLVNRERQRRAFREGTYWDLKADLEQAKTPFTAQLTTLAGTKVATGSDFDPNTGRITTGRNVVLLTEADAIALKERVTGKPWNVSEVEERPVTRKPAPPFTTSTLQQESNRKLRLSARDTMRIAQNLYEQGYITYMRTDSVHLSEQAIAAARSCVEQLYGKQYLSPQPRQYTTKSKGAQEAHEAIRPAGSSFRTPQETGLSGRELALYDLIWKRTVACQMADSRQTQITVQLQVEDAGFRASGKRIDFPGYLRAYVEGSDDPEAALEDQEVILPSLKVGDHPDCRNIAAVGHETQPPARYTEATLVKTLESEGIGRPSTYASIIGTIIDKGYTQLVNNALIPTFTAFAVTDLLEKHFPDIVDPSFTSKMEQTLDDIADGEAEWLPYLREFYLGDKGLETLVKERESQIDASEARTVELENLAAKVRIGKYGPYIEVDNGDGVVTASIPKDLTPADLDPKQVEVILRQKTVGPDQVGRHPETGEPIYVKIGAYGPYVQLGDKSDENPKPKQASLPKGVTPENITLEIAVGLLSLPRLLGVHPETGGKIQASLGRFGPYVVHDQGKEGKDYRSLKASDDVLTISLARALELISEPKKTRGANSSKSKAALRELGTHPEDDAPINIYDGPYGPYIKHGKTNVGIPEGTSVEDVTLASALELLSAKASTAKSTRKTTKTTTSKSKSTTKSSTTATKKKSG; encoded by the coding sequence ATGTCAACTCTCGTCATTGTCGAATCTCCAACAAAAGCTCGTACTATCCGCAACTATCTGCCAAAAGACTATCGGGTAGAAGCGTCGATGGGTCATGTCCGTGACTTACCCCAATCAGCTAGTGACATTCCTGCCACTGTCAAAGGCGAAACATGGGCCCAACTTGGGGTAAATGTGGATGCGGACTTTGAACCAGTGTATGTTGTCCCCAAAGACAAAAAGAAAGTTGTCACCCAGCTCAAAGATGCGCTCAAAGATGCAAGTGAACTGATACTGGCAACTGACGAAGACCGAGAAGGCGAAAGCATTAGTTGGCATTTATACCAGTTGCTCAAGCCAAAAGTCCCGACGAAGCGGATGGTGTTTCATGAAATTACTCAAGAAGCCATCAAAAAAGCTTTAAAAGACTGCCGTGAGATCGATGAGCAGTTAGTTCGCGCCCAAGAAACGCGGCGGATTTTGGATAGGTTGGTAGGTTACACACTTTCCCCTCTGTTGTGGAAAAAAATTGCCTGGGGATTATCTGCTGGACGGGTGCAGTCTGTAGCCGTGCGCCTCTTGGTAAATAGAGAACGCCAGCGTCGAGCTTTCCGCGAAGGTACATACTGGGATTTAAAAGCTGACCTAGAACAGGCAAAAACCCCATTTACAGCCCAGCTAACTACCCTAGCAGGCACGAAAGTAGCAACCGGGAGTGATTTTGACCCAAACACGGGAAGAATTACCACTGGGCGCAATGTAGTGCTGCTGACAGAGGCAGATGCCATAGCTCTGAAGGAACGGGTAACTGGTAAACCCTGGAATGTGTCTGAAGTCGAAGAACGTCCCGTGACGCGCAAACCTGCGCCACCGTTCACCACCTCGACATTACAGCAAGAATCTAACCGGAAACTGCGTCTCTCAGCCCGCGACACCATGCGCATTGCCCAGAATTTGTATGAGCAGGGTTATATAACCTATATGCGTACAGATTCCGTACATTTGTCAGAACAGGCGATCGCCGCAGCTCGCAGTTGTGTAGAACAATTGTACGGCAAACAGTACCTCAGCCCCCAACCCAGGCAATACACCACCAAATCCAAAGGCGCACAGGAAGCCCACGAAGCCATCCGACCGGCGGGTAGCAGCTTCCGCACCCCCCAGGAAACTGGTTTAAGCGGTCGAGAACTGGCTCTGTATGATTTGATTTGGAAGCGGACTGTTGCTTGCCAAATGGCTGACTCTCGCCAAACTCAAATCACCGTCCAGTTACAAGTTGAGGATGCTGGTTTCCGCGCCTCTGGTAAGCGGATTGACTTCCCTGGATATCTCCGGGCTTATGTTGAAGGTTCTGATGACCCAGAAGCAGCTTTAGAAGACCAAGAAGTAATTTTACCTAGTCTCAAAGTAGGAGATCATCCAGATTGCCGAAATATCGCAGCAGTTGGTCACGAAACCCAACCCCCAGCTAGATACACCGAAGCCACTCTCGTCAAAACCCTAGAAAGTGAAGGTATTGGTCGTCCTAGTACCTACGCCAGCATTATCGGCACAATCATCGACAAGGGTTACACCCAGTTGGTGAATAATGCTCTTATCCCCACTTTTACCGCTTTCGCCGTCACCGACCTGTTAGAAAAACACTTTCCTGACATCGTTGACCCCAGTTTTACCTCCAAAATGGAGCAAACCTTGGATGATATTGCCGATGGTGAAGCGGAATGGCTACCCTACTTACGGGAATTTTATCTGGGGGATAAAGGTTTAGAAACCCTGGTAAAAGAACGAGAAAGTCAAATCGATGCGAGTGAAGCCAGAACCGTAGAACTGGAAAATTTAGCAGCTAAAGTTCGGATTGGTAAATATGGCCCCTACATCGAAGTCGATAATGGTGATGGTGTAGTCACAGCTTCGATTCCCAAAGACCTGACACCAGCAGACCTCGATCCCAAACAAGTTGAAGTTATCCTCCGCCAAAAAACTGTGGGTCCAGACCAAGTAGGTCGCCATCCGGAAACGGGAGAACCGATTTACGTGAAAATAGGTGCTTATGGCCCCTATGTTCAGTTAGGTGACAAGTCCGATGAGAATCCTAAGCCTAAACAAGCTTCTCTACCCAAGGGTGTGACACCAGAAAACATCACCCTAGAGATAGCCGTTGGTTTATTGTCGCTTCCCCGGTTGTTGGGAGTGCATCCCGAAACGGGCGGAAAAATTCAAGCCAGTTTAGGACGTTTTGGCCCCTATGTCGTCCATGACCAAGGTAAGGAAGGTAAAGACTATCGTTCCCTCAAAGCCAGTGATGATGTCTTAACAATTTCTTTAGCAAGAGCGCTGGAGTTGATATCTGAGCCGAAAAAGACCCGTGGTGCGAATAGTAGTAAATCAAAAGCCGCCTTACGGGAATTGGGTACACATCCAGAAGACGATGCACCAATTAATATCTACGATGGCCCTTACGGCCCTTACATCAAACACGGTAAGACAAACGTGGGTATTCCCGAAGGTACTTCAGTCGAAGATGTTACTCTCGCTAGCGCTTTAGAATTACTTTCAGCTAAAGCATCAACGGCTAAATCTACACGCAAAACCACTAAAACCACAACCAGCAAATCTAAGTCAACCACTAAGTCGTCAACCACAGCTACTAAGAAAAAGAGTGGGTGA